The Streptomyces sp. NBC_00576 genome contains the following window.
TGAGGCCGTCGATCATCGAATGGACGTACCGTGCGAGCACCGGTACGGGTTGGGTCCACTCGATTCCGGCGTTGTCCGCAGCCAGTTCGAGCAGGCCGACGAAGGCGCGCAGGAAGATCTCGTACTGCTTCTTGGCGACGTCCTCGAAGCCGGGATTGCGCAGCGCGTACTGGGTGAGCTCGTAACTGATCTGGTGCTCGCCGGGGTTGGCCTCGAAGCCCTTCCAGAACGCGTGCAGGCTGTCGAGGACGCTGTCGCGGATGTCCTTGTGCGGGGCGAACAGGCCGCGGACCTCGGCGACGTACCGCTCGGTGAGGGTCTCGGTGACGAGTTCGAGCAGTTGCGCCCTGGACTCGAAGCAGTAGTGGAAGGCCCCGAGGGTCATGCCCGCCTCGGTGACGACCGCGCGGGTGGTCGCCTTCGCCACGCCGTCGCGTGCCATGACACGGATCGCCGCCTCAAGGAGCTCCGCTCTCCGGTCGCTCGCCGCCATGCGGGGCACGCGTTCTCCTCTCCGCACCGGTCTCACCTGTGGGTTCGCCCGTCAGGATAACCAACCGGCCGAAGAAAAGTAAGTCAGCCGTCCAGGACACTTGACTTACTTCTCCCGTTTGGGCCACCGTAGCCTGAACCGAACGTCGGCATGAGCAGCCTCAGGAGGCAGGGGTGCGAGCGAGGGCCACAGTCGTTCTGGACGGATTCGGCGTCCTGGAGTCGCTGCGCTGGCACGACGGCGCCCTGTGGTTCTGCGACCTCGCCCACGGGACGGTGCATCGCTGGGACACCCGGGGCGAGCCGGAGACGGTCACGGAGGTCCCCGGCCGGGCGGGAGGCCTCGGCTGGCTGCCCGACGGGCGGATGCTGGTCGTCTCCATGGACGGGCACTGTGTGTACCGGCGGGAGCCGGACGGCTCCCTGGTCGTGCACGCCGACCTCAAGGACATCGCCGGGGGCCCCGTCAACGACATGTTCGTCGACCGGCAGGGTCGCGCCTACGTGGGCAACTTCGGCTTCGACTACCACGGCTTCGTCCGCCGGCAGCCCAACTCGATGCTCTACGTCCCGCCGGGACCACCCAGGACACCCCTCGCCTGCTTCTCCCCCACGGGCGAACTGCTCGGCCTGAGCGAGCCGTTGGTGTTCCCGAACGGCCTGTTCCTCCTCGACGACGGTCAGGGCACGGACGAGGGGCCCATCCTGCTCGTCGCCGAGACCCTGGCGATGTGCCTCACCGCACTCCCTGTACTGCCCGACGGGCGACTGGGCCCACCCCGGCCCTGGGCTCCGCTGATCCCGTCCGCCTTGTGGAAGTCCCTCAACCACCCCGGGCTGCTCGGCCGGATCACCCGGCGCGTCTCCGCCCTCCTCGATCACCAGGCGATCGCCGAGCGCTCCGCCAGCCCCATCGCCCCCGACGGCATCGCCCCGGGCCCAGGCGGCACGGCGTGGGTCGCCAACGCGCTGCGCGGCGAGTGCGTCCGGGTCGGCCCCGGCGGCGCGATCCTGGACCGCGTCGCCACCAGTCAGCGCACCCTGAGCTGCCTGGTCGCCGGACCCGACGGCAACACCCTGTACGCGGCCACCACACCGACCGACGACCCGGTGGCTGCGGCCGGGCTGGGCGGGTCACGGCTGGAGGCGTACGTCCTGCCGTCATAAGCGCGACCCTCGTCAACTCGGCCTATTTTCCCCGGAGTTACCATGAACGGACATCGAACGGACGGTGCACCGCCCCCGTGCGCCGGCGCTCGCGGCGGGAGTCCGCGGTGAGCGTCGTCCTGATCACCGGTGCCGCGAGCGGCATCGGCGCGGCGACCGCGCGTGAGGCGGTGCGCCGGGGCCACCTGGTCGCCCTCGCCGACATCGACCTGGCCGGTGCGACCCGCATCGCCGGTCAACTCGGGCCCGCCGCCCGCGCGTTCGATCTGGACATCCGCGACGAGGACGCGTGGGAGGCGGCCTTCGACGCCGTGGCCGATCAACTGGGCCCGGTCGACGTGCTCGTCAACAACGCGGGGA
Protein-coding sequences here:
- a CDS encoding TetR/AcrR family transcriptional regulator, yielding MAASDRRAELLEAAIRVMARDGVAKATTRAVVTEAGMTLGAFHYCFESRAQLLELVTETLTERYVAEVRGLFAPHKDIRDSVLDSLHAFWKGFEANPGEHQISYELTQYALRNPGFEDVAKKQYEIFLRAFVGLLELAADNAGIEWTQPVPVLARYVHSMIDGLNMTWLVDRNTADSQAALELLADHLLLHARPRAA
- a CDS encoding SMP-30/gluconolactonase/LRE family protein, with the translated sequence MRARATVVLDGFGVLESLRWHDGALWFCDLAHGTVHRWDTRGEPETVTEVPGRAGGLGWLPDGRMLVVSMDGHCVYRREPDGSLVVHADLKDIAGGPVNDMFVDRQGRAYVGNFGFDYHGFVRRQPNSMLYVPPGPPRTPLACFSPTGELLGLSEPLVFPNGLFLLDDGQGTDEGPILLVAETLAMCLTALPVLPDGRLGPPRPWAPLIPSALWKSLNHPGLLGRITRRVSALLDHQAIAERSASPIAPDGIAPGPGGTAWVANALRGECVRVGPGGAILDRVATSQRTLSCLVAGPDGNTLYAATTPTDDPVAAAGLGGSRLEAYVLPS